A window of Solea solea chromosome 18, fSolSol10.1, whole genome shotgun sequence contains these coding sequences:
- the prkd1 gene encoding serine/threonine-protein kinase D1 isoform X2 gives MLWGLVRQGLKCEGCGLNYHKRCAFKIPNNCSGMKRRRPSNVSLTGGLVNIGRPLSAEPSPPNYTDDALLSPVSPSMEKNQLEYFPGRERRSSSQSYIGRPIELDKILLSKVKVPHTFLIHSYTRPTVCQHCKKLLKGLFRQGLQCKDCKFNCHKRCAAKVPNNCLGEVSRNGELLSPGAESDVVMVEGCLDDHDMDRGGGLSDDMDDALTSEGGLLLEAGPSDLCDLHDPDLDESNRAISPSTSNNIPLMRVVQSVKHTKRKTSNVMKEGWMVHYTSKDTLRKRHYWRLDSKCITLFQSDTGSKYYKDIPLSEVLSLEPAQNVSLLPDGANPHCFEIVTATLVYYVGENLRGDSTVSGSSVLVGGVGQDVARMWEMAIQHALMPAVSTGVSHSSHHSGHKEISISISVSNCQIQENVDINSVYQIFPDEVLGSGQFGIVYGGKHRMSGRDVAIKIIDKLRFPTKQESQLRNEVAILQSLHHPGVVNLDCMFETPERVFVVMEKLHGDMLEMILSSEKGRLPERVTKFLVTQILVALRHLHFKNIVHCDLKPENVLLASADSFPQVKLCDFGFARIIGEKSFRRSVVGTPAYLAPEVLRNKGYNRSLDMWSVGVIIYVSLSGTFPFNEDEDINDQIQNAAFMYPPHPWKKVSVEAIDLINNLLQVKMRKRYSVDKTLSHPWLQDYQMWLDLRNLETRMNERYITHESDDLRWHHHAQLSGLDYPSSPRGGRLGLERYQEQEELETLSERVSEL, from the exons ATGTTGTGGGGCCTCGTGCGACAGGGACTCAAGTGTGAAG gCTGCGGTCTGAACTATCACAAGCGCTGTGCCTTTAAGATCCCAAATAACTGCAGCGGCATGAAGAGACGCCGACCGTCCAACGTGTCCCTGACGGGGGGGCTGGTCAACATAGGGCGCCCCCTGTCTGCAGAGCCATCCCCGCCTAACTACACCGACGATGCTTTACTG tCTCCAGTCAGTCCCAGCATGGAG AAGAACCAGTTGGAGTACTTCCCCGGCAGAGAACGTCGCTCCAGCTCCCAGTCGTACATCGGCCGTCCCATCGAACTGGACAAGATCCTgctgtcaaaggtcaaagttcctCACACCTTCCTCATCCACTCGTACACTCGACCCACCGTCTGTCAGCACTGTAAGAAGCTGCTGAAAGGCCTCTTCAGACAAGGGCTGCAGTGTAAAG ATTGTAAATTTAACTGTCATAAACGATGTGCTGCCAAAGTGCCCAACAACTGCCTGGGGGAGGTGTCAAGAAATGGAG AGCTTCTCAGTCCGGGGGCGGAGTCTGACGTGGTCATGGTGGAGGGTTGCCTGGACGACCACGACATGGACAGAGGCGGCGGCCTGTCGGACGACATGGACGACGCGCTGACCTCAGAGGGCGGTCTGCTGCTGGAGGCGGGGCCgagtgacctctgtgacctgcACGACCCCGACCTGGACGAGTCCAACCGAGCCATCAG TCCGTCCACCAGTAACAACATCCCTCTGATGAGAGTGGTGCAGTCggtcaaacacacaaagaggaaGACGAGCAACGTGATGAAGGAGGGCTGGATGGTCCACTACACCAGCAAAGACACTCTG AGGAAGAGACATTACTGGCGTCTGGACAGTAAATGCATCACGTTGTTTCAGAGCGACACAGGAAGTAAATATTACAAG gACATCCCTCTGTCAGAGGTCCTGTCTCTTGAACCGGCTCAGAACGTCTCTCTTCTTCCTGATGGAGCTAACCCTCACTGCTTTGAAATCGTCACGGCGACGCTGGTTTACTACGTGGGAGAAAACCTGAGAGGCGACTCGACTGTGAGCGGCAGCAGCGTCCTG GTGGGGGGCGTGGGCCAGGATGTGGCTCGGATGTGGGAGATGGCGATTCAACACGCTCTGATGCCGGCGGTTTCCACAGGAGTTTCCCACAGTTCACACCACAGTGGACACA AGGAAATTTCCATCAGCATCTCTGTGTCCAACTGCCAGATCCAAGAGAATGtg gacaTCAACTCTGTGTATCAGATCTTCCCTGACGAGGTTCTGGGCTCAGGACAGTTCGGTATCGTCTACGGAG GTAAACACAGGATGTCAGGCCGAGACGTCGCCATCAAGATCATCGACAAACTCCGATTCCCCACAAAACAAGAGAGTCAGCTGCGCAACGAGGTGGCCATcctgcag AGTCTGCACCACCCGGGCGTGGTCAACCTGGACTGCATGTTCGAGACGCCGGAGCGAGTGTTCGTCGTCATGGAGAAGCTCCACGGCGACATGCTGGAGATGATCCTGTCCAGTGAGAAAGGACGACTGCCCGAGAGGGTCACCAAGTTCCTGGTCACGCAG aTCCTGGTCGCTCTGCGTCACCTTCACTTTAAGAACATCGTCCACTGTGACCTGAAACCTGAGAACGTTCTGCTCGCTTCTGCTGACTCTTttccacag GTGAAACTCTGTGACTTTGGTTTCGCTCGGATCATCGGCGAGAAGTCGTTCAGGCGCTCGGTGGTGGGCACGCCGGCGTACCTGGCTCCGGAGGTTCTGAGGAACAAAGGCTACAACCGCTCTCTGGACATGTGGTCGGTCGGCGTCATCATCTACGTCAG TCTCAGCGGGACGTTTCCGTTCAACGAGGACGAAGACATCAACGATCAGATCCAGAACGCGGCCTTCATGTATCCTCCTCACCCCTGGAAGAAGGTCTCAGTGGAAG CGATCGACCTGATCAACAACCTGCTGCAggtgaagatgaggaagagatACAGTGTGGACAAGACGCTCAGTCATCCCTGGTTACAG GACTACCAGATGTGGCTGGACCTGAGGAACCTGGAGACGCGCATGAACGAGCGCTACATCACGCATGAGAGCGACGACCTGCGCTGGCATCACCACGCTCAGCTCAGCGGCCTCGACTACCCCAGCAGCCCCCGCGGCGGCAGACTCGGGTTAGAGCGGTaccaggagcaggaggagctggagacgCTGAGCGAGAGGGTCAGTGAGCTGTga
- the prkd1 gene encoding serine/threonine-protein kinase D1 isoform X1, translating into MLWGLVRQGLKCEGCGLNYHKRCAFKIPNNCSGMKRRRPSNVSLTGGLVNIGRPLSAEPSPPNYTDDALLSPVSPSMEQKNQLEYFPGRERRSSSQSYIGRPIELDKILLSKVKVPHTFLIHSYTRPTVCQHCKKLLKGLFRQGLQCKDCKFNCHKRCAAKVPNNCLGEVSRNGELLSPGAESDVVMVEGCLDDHDMDRGGGLSDDMDDALTSEGGLLLEAGPSDLCDLHDPDLDESNRAISPSTSNNIPLMRVVQSVKHTKRKTSNVMKEGWMVHYTSKDTLRKRHYWRLDSKCITLFQSDTGSKYYKDIPLSEVLSLEPAQNVSLLPDGANPHCFEIVTATLVYYVGENLRGDSTVSGSSVLVGGVGQDVARMWEMAIQHALMPAVSTGVSHSSHHSGHKEISISISVSNCQIQENVDINSVYQIFPDEVLGSGQFGIVYGGKHRMSGRDVAIKIIDKLRFPTKQESQLRNEVAILQSLHHPGVVNLDCMFETPERVFVVMEKLHGDMLEMILSSEKGRLPERVTKFLVTQILVALRHLHFKNIVHCDLKPENVLLASADSFPQVKLCDFGFARIIGEKSFRRSVVGTPAYLAPEVLRNKGYNRSLDMWSVGVIIYVSLSGTFPFNEDEDINDQIQNAAFMYPPHPWKKVSVEAIDLINNLLQVKMRKRYSVDKTLSHPWLQDYQMWLDLRNLETRMNERYITHESDDLRWHHHAQLSGLDYPSSPRGGRLGLERYQEQEELETLSERVSEL; encoded by the exons ATGTTGTGGGGCCTCGTGCGACAGGGACTCAAGTGTGAAG gCTGCGGTCTGAACTATCACAAGCGCTGTGCCTTTAAGATCCCAAATAACTGCAGCGGCATGAAGAGACGCCGACCGTCCAACGTGTCCCTGACGGGGGGGCTGGTCAACATAGGGCGCCCCCTGTCTGCAGAGCCATCCCCGCCTAACTACACCGACGATGCTTTACTG tCTCCAGTCAGTCCCAGCATGGAG CAGAAGAACCAGTTGGAGTACTTCCCCGGCAGAGAACGTCGCTCCAGCTCCCAGTCGTACATCGGCCGTCCCATCGAACTGGACAAGATCCTgctgtcaaaggtcaaagttcctCACACCTTCCTCATCCACTCGTACACTCGACCCACCGTCTGTCAGCACTGTAAGAAGCTGCTGAAAGGCCTCTTCAGACAAGGGCTGCAGTGTAAAG ATTGTAAATTTAACTGTCATAAACGATGTGCTGCCAAAGTGCCCAACAACTGCCTGGGGGAGGTGTCAAGAAATGGAG AGCTTCTCAGTCCGGGGGCGGAGTCTGACGTGGTCATGGTGGAGGGTTGCCTGGACGACCACGACATGGACAGAGGCGGCGGCCTGTCGGACGACATGGACGACGCGCTGACCTCAGAGGGCGGTCTGCTGCTGGAGGCGGGGCCgagtgacctctgtgacctgcACGACCCCGACCTGGACGAGTCCAACCGAGCCATCAG TCCGTCCACCAGTAACAACATCCCTCTGATGAGAGTGGTGCAGTCggtcaaacacacaaagaggaaGACGAGCAACGTGATGAAGGAGGGCTGGATGGTCCACTACACCAGCAAAGACACTCTG AGGAAGAGACATTACTGGCGTCTGGACAGTAAATGCATCACGTTGTTTCAGAGCGACACAGGAAGTAAATATTACAAG gACATCCCTCTGTCAGAGGTCCTGTCTCTTGAACCGGCTCAGAACGTCTCTCTTCTTCCTGATGGAGCTAACCCTCACTGCTTTGAAATCGTCACGGCGACGCTGGTTTACTACGTGGGAGAAAACCTGAGAGGCGACTCGACTGTGAGCGGCAGCAGCGTCCTG GTGGGGGGCGTGGGCCAGGATGTGGCTCGGATGTGGGAGATGGCGATTCAACACGCTCTGATGCCGGCGGTTTCCACAGGAGTTTCCCACAGTTCACACCACAGTGGACACA AGGAAATTTCCATCAGCATCTCTGTGTCCAACTGCCAGATCCAAGAGAATGtg gacaTCAACTCTGTGTATCAGATCTTCCCTGACGAGGTTCTGGGCTCAGGACAGTTCGGTATCGTCTACGGAG GTAAACACAGGATGTCAGGCCGAGACGTCGCCATCAAGATCATCGACAAACTCCGATTCCCCACAAAACAAGAGAGTCAGCTGCGCAACGAGGTGGCCATcctgcag AGTCTGCACCACCCGGGCGTGGTCAACCTGGACTGCATGTTCGAGACGCCGGAGCGAGTGTTCGTCGTCATGGAGAAGCTCCACGGCGACATGCTGGAGATGATCCTGTCCAGTGAGAAAGGACGACTGCCCGAGAGGGTCACCAAGTTCCTGGTCACGCAG aTCCTGGTCGCTCTGCGTCACCTTCACTTTAAGAACATCGTCCACTGTGACCTGAAACCTGAGAACGTTCTGCTCGCTTCTGCTGACTCTTttccacag GTGAAACTCTGTGACTTTGGTTTCGCTCGGATCATCGGCGAGAAGTCGTTCAGGCGCTCGGTGGTGGGCACGCCGGCGTACCTGGCTCCGGAGGTTCTGAGGAACAAAGGCTACAACCGCTCTCTGGACATGTGGTCGGTCGGCGTCATCATCTACGTCAG TCTCAGCGGGACGTTTCCGTTCAACGAGGACGAAGACATCAACGATCAGATCCAGAACGCGGCCTTCATGTATCCTCCTCACCCCTGGAAGAAGGTCTCAGTGGAAG CGATCGACCTGATCAACAACCTGCTGCAggtgaagatgaggaagagatACAGTGTGGACAAGACGCTCAGTCATCCCTGGTTACAG GACTACCAGATGTGGCTGGACCTGAGGAACCTGGAGACGCGCATGAACGAGCGCTACATCACGCATGAGAGCGACGACCTGCGCTGGCATCACCACGCTCAGCTCAGCGGCCTCGACTACCCCAGCAGCCCCCGCGGCGGCAGACTCGGGTTAGAGCGGTaccaggagcaggaggagctggagacgCTGAGCGAGAGGGTCAGTGAGCTGTga